The following are encoded together in the Brassica napus cultivar Da-Ae chromosome A9, Da-Ae, whole genome shotgun sequence genome:
- the LOC106364681 gene encoding glucan endo-1,3-beta-glucosidase 11 — protein MTNSFVLLLFFLTFLEHGLFFQRVSSLGINYGQVGDNLPPPNKVLQLLSSLNINKTRIYDTNPQVLTSFANSNIELFVTVENEILPSLVDPQKALQWVTSRIKPYFPATKIGGIAVGNELYTDDDSSLIGYLVPAMTSIHAALVQTGLDKYIQVSTPSSLSLLQESYPPSAGCFRPQVAGVMMQLLSFLRSTKSPFWINAYPYFAYKDSPTKIPLDYVLFNPNPGMVDPYTKYHYDNMLYAQVDAVIFAMARLGFKDIEVGVSETGWPSKGDGDEIGATVANAAVYNKNLLKRQLHGEGTPLRPNMSLDVYLFALFNEDLKPGPTSERNYGLYQPDETMTYNVGLLSSSSTSSQSSTSTNSFMSITSSASTDIKEGNQRLIYLTCVYLVAIHMIIRRPY, from the exons ATGACCAActcttttgttcttcttctatttttcttaacatTCTTAG aACATGGATTGTTCTTTCAAAGGGTCTCCTCTCTTGGCATAAACTACGGTCAAGTCGGTGACAATCTTCCTCCACCAAACAAAGTTCTACAACTCTTGAGCTCACTCAATATTAACAAGACAAGAATCTACGACACAAACCCTCAAGTCTTAACATCATTCGCCAATTCCAACATTGAGCTCTTCGTCACTGTCGAAAACGAAATTCTTCCTAGCTTGGTCGACCCTCAAAAAGCTCTCCAGTGGGTCACGTCCCGTATCAAACCCTACTTTCCCGCCACCAAGATAGGGGGTATTGCTGTCGGCAACGAACTATACACCGACGATGACTCAAGCCTCATAGG GTATCTTGTGCCTGCAATGACGAGCATTCATGCTGCTCTGGTCCAAACTGGACTAGACAAGTACATTCAAGTATCGACTCCGAGTTCACTATCACTCCTTCAAGAATCTTACCCTCCCTCCGCCGGATGTTTTAGGCCGCAAGTAGCCGGCGTAATGATGCAGCTTCTAAGTTTCTTGCGTAGCACGAAATCCCCTTTTTGGATCAATGCTTACCCTTACTTCGCTTACAAGGATTCCCCGACAAAGATCCCACTAGACTACGTACTCTTCAACCCTAACCCTGGGATGGTTGACCCCTACACCAAGTACCACTACGACAACATGCTCTACGCTCAAGTAGACGCTGTGATCTTCGCCATGGCAAGGCTTGGCTTTAAAGATATCGAGGTTGGGGTCTCGGAGACTGGGTGGCCGTCTAAAGGCGACGGAGATGAGATTGGGGCCACCGTGGCCAACGCGGCAGTTTATAACAAGAATCTTCTAAAGAGACAGCTTCATGGTGAAGGAACGCCATTGAGACCAAACATGAGTCTTGATGTTtatctctttgctctcttcaaTGAAGACCTTAAACCAGGACCAACGTCTGAGAGGAACTACGGACTGTATCAGCCTGATGAGACCATGACTTACAATGTAGgtttattatcatcatcatcaacatcatcacAATCATCTACTTCAACTAATTCTTTTATGTCCATCACCTCCTCTGCCTCCACG GATATAAAGGAGGGAAATCAACGGCTGATATACTTGACATGCGTTTATTTGGTGGCCATTCACATGATTATTAGAAGACCGTACTAG